GACCAAAGGAGAGGTCAATTGGTGGCCTGTCTGGGTCGGCCGAACAAGAAGTGTGGCCACTAACTTACGCCCCACACGTGGTAGCTCCCCATTGTTCCTCAAGGTCGGTTCAAGGTGCAATAGCTGCAATTCTCGGGCGAGCACCCCATGGTTAGGAGCTCGACAGCAAATTTAAATAAGAAGTTTAGAAGGTACCTAGAAGCGGCTGTTACCTTGATCAGTCAACATTCTTATCAGGCTTGTTCGATGTAGCTGATCAAAAGCCGATGCCATGCAAGTTTTCACAACACAGACACTTTGTCGGGGAGTTGATGCAACGAGCAGCTGTGCAGAAGTGCTCCGTAAAAACCTGATTGCCATCTACTTAGTGCAGAGTGTCTCGAAGAGGAGGagttccggaggcctgctcttTTCCAGCGAGTTAGCATGTGCACCCATACTACTAGAACGGAGAAGTAGAGAAGCAGCAAAAGTGGGGTGAGTATTTTGTTCGTGCGCCCCTAGAGGAGGAAGAGGTAGGCCATATATGTAGGCACGATAGCCAACAGTTACTGGTGACCCTAGCCACAATAGCCATCAATTACTGTTACTAGTCACCAATTGCCATCAACTAGCGTCAGTTACAAATCATTAAGAGAGATTGAAAACTGCTGAACACGCCCAAGCCCAGGCCACACGTCACGGCgcactcggctcggctcggcacgCCATTCGTTGAGGCAAGCGAGCACACtcttttatttcttcttcaccTTCTTACCGGATACTGACTCCACTTTATAAGTTGGTTAGGGACCCTCCAAACTTCTAAGGTGGTTTAATTACTGGTGTAACTACCGCCATTTTGTATAGTAGGCCTTAGAATTATATTGATTAATTGACTTAATAGGCCTCCTAGGTCCAATTAATCTAACAATTTTATCTATATCCTAACTTCAACTTAATCGAGTTTGTATAAAAGACTCCTAATATATATGATACTAAAAAACACACTAGGAAAATATTATGAATCAAATAATGCTTTACCTGATCATAACAGTTTAATTTACGATAAAGTCAGAacaatggccgtgtttggttgttcccatgaaatttttttttaaaaaaacacgaATTcgtgcatgaagcactaaacgaagtttatttgcgaaatcttttcacagatgactgtaacttttcgagacgaatctaataaaccaaGTTCCACCATGGTTATgtatagtaatgctacagtaaccgcgtcTAATCATCATCTAATTGTACGGTCAAAAACCTCATTagctacagtaccataattaTAGAGATGGTTTTGTAATTAAGCTTCATTTAATatccctaattagtggtcaaaaggtcgaaaaattttcatgaaattttttttaggccaaaccaaacatggccaataCTCCTAGACGGAGGGTATTCGTCACGATCAGTAATGATGGTTCTTGGGCGTCTGCCAGCCATTCTGTTTCGTTGCATTCTCTCCCGATTTTGCGAAGTGTATTTATCATCTTTGGATTTGGACGCCACGAGTGAATTCTGCTGTATCTGCAAGTGGAATTCGCGCCTTATCCCCTCTACAAGTACCCAGAATACCCCTCAACCGAGCATAGCGGATCGGTGCCGGCGGCAACCAGCCAACCCGCCGGCGGCCACCTTGCCCGGCAACCCGCCGCCCCACTGCTTCTCCCTCATCCTGCCCCGTCCTTGCCGGGAcaacgaggccgccgccgcgccctgacCCCGGGCAGCTCTCCGGTGTTTGTCCTGGCCTCTCCTCTATCCGCGCGTCAGAGGGGGTGTGCTAGATCCGGTCCAACCAAAGAGAGCGCCAGGGGTATTTTCGGTATACAGCAGAGACCAAGAAGAGAAGGCAAGGTCGGCTTCACCTTCCCCCTTTTTCCTCTCGCCCTTTCCGCGCTGCAACCGCCAAATTTTCTTTCGAGCCGAGCTGGCCCGCGGCGCAGCACGTGGGGGTGATTCGCTCTATCTTCTCTTCCTCCAGCCGCCAGGAAGCTGGATTCTCTGTGAGCTCGTGCGCACTGATTGCGCGCGTGACGGCAGCCTAATCAGGTTATTGATTCTCCTGATCGTAGTAGCGCTCAATTTCGACGGAGCATCCCAGGGCCGGCTGCCGTTTGAGTCCTGCGGTTGCAGGAGCAGCCGGCTATTCTTTCACAAGAAAAAGAGCAGTCGATTATTCTCCTTCTCGGGATATCCGTTCCTGTGTTGGTTTGGATTGGGAGGAGAGGAGATGATGCGGCGCTGCGTCTCGGAGCtagcccgccggcggcggctggataATGTGGTGAGTCTCGTTTCGGTGCTGCGGGATGGGCTTCTTGAGTCGATCCTGCTGCTGGGTTTATTATGCTTGATACTCCTTTCAGCTACTCAGGCATTATCGTGTATTTCCACACGTTTCGtctttgttgtttgctttgtaatatttgatcGAGTCACTTAATTGTTGCTGTAGGTTGGAGTGCAAGCTAACTACCCCTAGTTATTGGTACAACTATTTGTCTAGTCATGCTTTCTTCCCCtgcttcagaaaaaaaaaagcagctaGATTGTAGTTACATAACGAGCCGTGATTGAAACTCTGGCTTTGGTTCTCAAAATTTGCCCAAGTTTTGTGAAATTGTTGCCAGAAATGAAAGCTGTACCACAAAACTTAATTAGAAGAATTAAATCTGtaaaatgttttttttcatCTGTTGCTGCATTGAAAAAGGGGGGAAGTTAGTCTCATTCCTGACCATATGATTTAGGGGTAAGAAATCATTTGAGAGATACTACTGCCATTTCTTTTTATGAACCGTATTTGGATATGTAGAAGTTTTTAGAAATGTACTTTGGCCATGCCATTGGTTTCTTTAGTTTTACAATGTATCATCAGTTGCTATAAAGTCAGTATCATATTAAAAGATTTGTGAGATCCGAATCTGTTGGTATAAGTTCATACACTAAACATGCATATACTCCTGATTCCAACTGTGAGTCGTTTAGGACATCGAACGGTCTCCAATATCACACTTTGAGTCACAATTTTATTTTGTGAAAGTATAGTATCATAAATAGAAAAGTTATGTATATTATAgaagtattttttttataatgaatctATGAACACAACCATGTTTGTTAATCTAAATATTTTCTTATATATTGATCGGTCAAAAAGCAAAGTTTAATTGACTAAAACCTACGTTTGGAATTGGAGGGAGTTTGATAATGCTAATCTAAATTTCTGAAATTGACCTTTCCAAAACCTAATATGCCCAATAAAAAGAAACAGAGGGAGGTCTAGATAGAGTGATAGACCTTTAAATATTGTCAGTTTGTTGGTCAGATGCTTTCAGCATACTTATGTAACAATTGGTGGTTActatgttcttttatatatctcCGTTAGGCTGCTTGAGACTACAAGTTTTTTCAGAATAATTTATCGGTTTAGTTTGTGCCTCCAAGCAACTTTATCTGACTTTTGGACGGAACGATCTTGAATTCTATTGTATGATTATGTTCTTTCATATTTAGATTTTCATCAAGAGGTGATATGCAgttacagaaaaaaaaaacttatcagTTGTTATTGCAAAGGAACTCATGAGGAGGGAGATGttagtttggaaggccaagtagTGCCCAAGAGGGATACCTTTCGATATTTGGGATCGATGCtacagagagatggagatattgATGAGGATGTTAGTCATAGAATCAAAGCGGGATGGATGAAGTGGCGCCAAGCCTCTGGCGTCCTTTGTGACAGGAAGGTACCTTAGAAGTTAAAAGGCAAGTTTTATAGAACGGCGATTAGACCGGCAATGTTGTATGGTgcggaatgttggcctacaaaaaggcggcaCGTCCAACAATTAAGTGTTGCAGAAATGCGCATGTTGCGTTGGATTTGTGGGCATACAAGGATGGATCAAGTTCGAAATGATGATATACGGGATAGGCTAGGGATAGCACCAATTGAAGAAAAGCTTATCCAAcaccggctgagatggtttggacatgtccaacggagacCGCCAGAGGCACCAGTGCATAGTGGTATCCTAAAGCACGACGGTAATATGAGGAAAGGCAGGGGCCGGCTGAAGTTAACATGGGAAGAAACAATTAGAAGAGACTTGAAAGACTGGAGTATACCTAGAGATTTGTccttggataggagtgcttggaaaGCCGCGATTCACGTGCCAGAACCATGAATAATGGTCTTTGTTGTGTTtcaactctagcctaccccaacttgcttgggattaaaagACTTTGTTGATGTTGTTATTGCAAAGGAACTAAGTTTCTTTCTTAAGCAACTTGGAAGTTGGAACACACTCAAGAACTTCTGCATCTTCGCCTCAAACATGCATTGCATCTACCTTTTACTTTCAGAGTATCAAGTTTCCAGTATGTTTTTGGATTAACTAGGTAGATCAATGGATTATTATTTTCTCTGATGATGAAGCTGTTGGTAGCTTAATTCATTTATCTCTTTTTTGTAATTGGACACTTTCAAACAAGTTAACCAATTTGCAGGTTGATACTATGAAGGTAGGATTCCAATATTTAGCCAATGTTTCCTCTCCAACAAGAGCTACTGACAGTCAGAGGGGCTCAAATGCATATGCAACTTTGTGCGCTACTGATCCAGATATTGTATCAAGAGAAACATCATCatcagaaatgcttgttgattCATTCGGGAGGTTTCACAATTACTTGAGGATCTCCTTGACTGAGCGCTGTAATCTGAGGTGCCAATACTGTATGCCTGCTGAAGGAGTTGAACTAACACCGAGGTCGGAGCTTCTATCACATGATGAGATAATTCGAATTGCTGACCTTTTTGTTACCTCTGGCGTGGATAAGATTCGATTAACTGGTGGAGAGCCTACCATAAGAAAAGATATTGAAGACATTTGCTTACATCTTTCTGGTTTGAAGGGGCTAAAAACACTTGCAATGACTACAAATGGaattgttctttctaagaaacTCCCCAAATTGAAAGAATGTGGCCTCAACGCCTTAAATATAAGTTTAGATACACTAGTACCTGCAAAGTTTGAGTTCATGACAAGGCGCAAAGGGCACTCAAAGGTCATGGAATCAATAGATGCCGCTGTAGAACTTGGATATAACCCTGTGAAGGTATTCAACTTTTGTACACTACAATTTGTGTTGGCATTATTagtttgattgtttcttttgtcaTGGCAACAGATTCATAAGAACTAGCATATAGTATTTAGTTTCTGATTATTTTCTCCACTTCTTTTTCTATGCCCAGGTCAATTGTGTTGTCATGCGTGGcatgaatgatgatgagatcTGTAATTTTGTTGAATTGACGAGACACAAGCCCATCAATGTGAGATTTATTGAGTTTATGCCATTCGATGGTAATGTTTGGAATGTGAAGAAGCTAGTTCCTTATGCAGAGAT
The Panicum virgatum strain AP13 chromosome 6N, P.virgatum_v5, whole genome shotgun sequence genome window above contains:
- the LOC120678509 gene encoding GTP 3',8-cyclase, mitochondrial-like isoform X3, whose translation is MMRRCVSELARRRRLDNVVDTMKVGFQYLANVSSPTRATDSQRGSNAYATLCATDPDIVSRETSSSEMLVDSFGRFHNYLRISLTERCNLRCQYCMPAEGVELTPRSELLSHDEIIRIADLFVTSGVDKIRLTGGEPTIRKDIEDICLHLSGLKGLKTLAMTTNGIVLSKKLPKLKECGLNALNISLDTLVPAKFEFMTRRKGHSKVMESIDAAVELGYNPVKVNCVVMRGMNDDEICNFVELTRHKPINVRFIEFMPFDGNVWNVKKLVPYAEMLDKVRQSYTGVERLQDHPTDTAKNFRIDGHVGTISFITSMTEHFCAGCNRLRLLADGNFKVCLFGPSEVSLREPIRAGVDDAGLKEIIGAAIKRKKAKHAGMFDIAKTANRPMIHIGG
- the LOC120678509 gene encoding GTP 3',8-cyclase, mitochondrial-like isoform X2, which codes for MKVGFQYLANVSSPTRATDSQRGSNAYATLCATDPDIVSRETSSSEMLVDSFGRFHNYLRISLTERCNLRCQYCMPAEGVELTPRSELLSHDEIIRIADLFVTSGVDKIRLTGGEPTIRKDIEDICLHLSGLKGLKTLAMTTNGIVLSKKLPKLKECGLNALNISLDTLVPAKFEFMTRRKGHSKVMESIDAAVELGYNPVKVNCVVMRGMNDDEICNFVELTRHKPINVRFIEFMPFDGNVWNVKKLVPYAEMLDKVRQSYTGVERLQDHPTDTAKNFRIDGHVGTISFITSMTEHFCAGCNRLRLLADGNFKVCLFGPSEVLQRYITSLSGIACLWMSSRRPLNIKTFEYSYPDIQVSLREPIRAGVDDAGLKEIIGAAIKRKKAKHAGMFDIAKTANRPMIHIGG
- the LOC120678509 gene encoding GTP 3',8-cyclase, mitochondrial-like isoform X1; translated protein: MMRRCVSELARRRRLDNVVDTMKVGFQYLANVSSPTRATDSQRGSNAYATLCATDPDIVSRETSSSEMLVDSFGRFHNYLRISLTERCNLRCQYCMPAEGVELTPRSELLSHDEIIRIADLFVTSGVDKIRLTGGEPTIRKDIEDICLHLSGLKGLKTLAMTTNGIVLSKKLPKLKECGLNALNISLDTLVPAKFEFMTRRKGHSKVMESIDAAVELGYNPVKVNCVVMRGMNDDEICNFVELTRHKPINVRFIEFMPFDGNVWNVKKLVPYAEMLDKVRQSYTGVERLQDHPTDTAKNFRIDGHVGTISFITSMTEHFCAGCNRLRLLADGNFKVCLFGPSEVLQRYITSLSGIACLWMSSRRPLNIKTFEYSYPDIQVSLREPIRAGVDDAGLKEIIGAAIKRKKAKHAGMFDIAKTANRPMIHIGG